A part of Streptomyces sp. NBC_01451 genomic DNA contains:
- a CDS encoding HNH endonuclease family protein, with protein MRLTRSHAAAAALAVLLSPATAHAVGPGDTVALPVRDALHALTIQTENRTGYERSKFRHWVDADRDSCNTRQEVLLEEAVTAPVQDANCVLTGGSWYSPYDDTYFTQARALDIDHLVPLAESWDSGASTWTTAERQAYANDLGDARALIAVSATTNRSKSDQDPATWQPPAADYRCTYATDWIAVKTRWGLTVDPAEQTALTEALAGCPNSPIEVTHAR; from the coding sequence GTGCGCCTCACCCGCTCACATGCCGCTGCCGCCGCACTCGCTGTCCTGCTCTCCCCCGCCACCGCTCACGCAGTCGGCCCCGGCGACACCGTCGCCCTGCCCGTACGCGACGCCCTCCACGCCCTGACCATCCAGACCGAGAACCGCACCGGATACGAACGCTCGAAGTTCCGCCACTGGGTCGACGCCGACCGCGACTCGTGCAACACGAGGCAGGAGGTGTTGCTGGAGGAAGCCGTCACCGCACCCGTCCAGGACGCCAACTGCGTGCTGACCGGCGGGTCCTGGTACTCCCCGTACGACGACACGTACTTCACCCAGGCCCGCGCCCTCGACATCGACCACCTGGTCCCGCTCGCCGAATCCTGGGACTCCGGCGCCTCCACGTGGACAACGGCCGAACGCCAGGCCTACGCCAACGACCTCGGAGACGCCCGCGCCCTGATCGCGGTCTCCGCCACCACCAACCGCAGCAAATCCGACCAGGACCCCGCCACCTGGCAGCCCCCGGCAGCCGACTACCGCTGCACGTACGCCACCGACTGGATCGCCGTCAAAACCCGCTGGGGCCTGACCGTCGACCCCGCCGAACAGACCGCGCTCACCGAGGCCCTCGCCGGCTGCCCGAACAGCCCGATCGAGGTCACCCACGCCCGCTGA
- the tpg gene encoding telomere-protecting terminal protein Tpg — translation MTDSLGDSLDQALEGAFTRRTPQSAQTQMKYLVKQLKGTKAAAQALGVSQRTVERYVAGKFKRPRHDLRERIEREVKKRWQPQIRAKAKKKAASTGGLVVSTRARFGFTAAPGTTDDARIRDITQALPPRWADRLFEARDTGATEQQLQRIAAEGLAEMYFRNNNTRAGGLSVEFTDVEHIRIVL, via the coding sequence ATGACCGACTCCCTCGGCGACAGCCTCGACCAGGCCCTGGAAGGGGCGTTCACCCGCCGCACCCCGCAAAGCGCCCAGACGCAGATGAAATACCTGGTCAAGCAGCTCAAGGGCACCAAAGCCGCCGCGCAGGCACTCGGAGTGTCCCAGCGCACCGTGGAGCGATACGTCGCGGGCAAGTTCAAACGGCCCCGCCACGACCTCCGCGAGCGCATCGAGCGTGAGGTCAAGAAGCGGTGGCAGCCCCAGATCCGAGCGAAGGCCAAGAAGAAGGCCGCGTCCACGGGCGGCCTGGTCGTCTCCACCCGCGCGAGATTCGGCTTCACCGCCGCCCCCGGCACGACCGACGACGCACGCATCCGCGACATCACCCAGGCCCTGCCCCCGCGCTGGGCGGACCGCCTCTTCGAAGCCCGCGACACCGGCGCCACCGAACAGCAGCTCCAGCGCATCGCCGCCGAAGGGCTTGCGGAGATGTACTTCCGGAACAACAACACCCGGGCGGGCGGCCTCAGCGTCGAGTTCACCGACGTGGAGCACATCCGGATCGTGCTGTAA
- the tap gene encoding telomere-associated protein Tap, whose protein sequence is MPTENELLSAVDALLNQVDQNDLPPPAERKRLREAAELSQTQIAQALGTRREAVGNWETGKTEPRPPQRTAYAQLLKGLAARFPAPDSEAAPEPSVPKTFTAAPAPAPSAPIAPKAPARPATSTARPSSTSRRPGAKRAAKATTSTAAVVDPRFENGPLAVVDCEDGQVSAYCVGGLVLDVPAKSLPALVDWTLAEAKLGQARLHRNGRDADPVLVLTPSALERYGLPAALSDEDRRAGRLPDSHKVIKQIKKAELQLTQLGFGPWARIYRDPEGSRRRCVQVCIPSWNALDAREWDHKDDPQIPSMHPADLARYLGTYAQLVITPRGTASTTGLELMTALRPPTRAEKDETTGNFERAFNADALTAVYDVVECEVPDEHPVLKGRFERHHMRTPDQMLMEEPYDWCRPLTDDECRNPYLVAVDINMSFAAAANSLTVGLDGPTHLTNRPAFDPKLPGSWLVDLSHVDLARVKVNGRTVDADRLPSPFTPKGDRPVGPAWYATPTVAYAVELGFEVAPIEAYVRLQSGRYLDPWYNRLRDAYVTVMADLGVTTAMSGHEFLDAMACSKSTDPTMALLAKAIKATAKGGIGKLRQRNRGQVPYYEPWPALKRETWRPDIRAAVLASQRVGIHRKLMKTAATADLYPVAIGTDAIVYPSPGPSPLDVLPYTEEGKPVPGTFRLGVSPGMVKHQGTQTVLWAEAQFEEAGAVFNIANLIKNDPTAGEGE, encoded by the coding sequence CTGCTGAGCTGAGTCAGACCCAGATCGCCCAGGCCCTTGGCACCCGCCGGGAGGCGGTGGGGAACTGGGAGACCGGCAAGACCGAACCGCGCCCGCCGCAGCGCACTGCCTACGCCCAGCTGCTCAAAGGGCTCGCCGCGCGTTTCCCCGCCCCCGACAGCGAAGCGGCACCCGAACCTTCCGTCCCCAAGACGTTCACCGCCGCGCCCGCCCCGGCTCCGTCGGCGCCGATCGCCCCGAAGGCGCCCGCCCGCCCGGCAACGAGCACCGCCAGGCCGTCGTCGACGTCGCGGCGCCCGGGCGCGAAGAGGGCCGCGAAGGCCACCACTTCAACGGCGGCCGTGGTCGACCCGCGCTTCGAGAACGGCCCGCTGGCGGTCGTCGACTGCGAGGACGGGCAGGTGTCGGCGTACTGCGTCGGCGGCCTGGTCCTGGACGTGCCCGCCAAGTCGCTGCCGGCGCTGGTGGACTGGACGCTTGCCGAGGCGAAGCTCGGTCAGGCCCGGCTGCACCGCAACGGCCGTGACGCCGACCCGGTCCTGGTCCTCACCCCGTCGGCGCTGGAGCGCTACGGCCTGCCCGCCGCCCTGTCGGATGAGGACCGGCGCGCGGGCCGGCTCCCGGACAGCCACAAGGTGATCAAGCAGATCAAGAAGGCCGAACTCCAGCTCACCCAGCTCGGGTTCGGGCCGTGGGCGCGGATCTACCGGGACCCGGAGGGCTCCCGGCGCCGCTGCGTGCAGGTGTGCATCCCCTCGTGGAACGCGCTTGACGCCAGGGAGTGGGACCACAAGGACGACCCGCAGATCCCGTCCATGCACCCCGCCGACCTCGCCCGGTATCTCGGCACGTACGCACAGCTGGTGATCACGCCGCGCGGCACCGCGTCGACGACCGGCCTGGAGCTGATGACCGCGCTGCGCCCGCCGACCCGTGCGGAGAAGGACGAGACCACCGGGAACTTCGAGCGGGCGTTCAACGCAGACGCGCTCACCGCGGTGTACGACGTCGTGGAGTGCGAAGTCCCGGACGAGCACCCGGTCCTGAAGGGCCGGTTCGAGCGCCATCACATGCGGACCCCGGACCAGATGCTGATGGAGGAGCCGTACGACTGGTGCCGGCCGCTGACCGATGACGAGTGCCGGAATCCGTACCTGGTCGCCGTCGACATCAATATGTCGTTCGCGGCGGCCGCCAACAGCCTCACCGTGGGCCTGGACGGCCCCACCCACCTGACGAACCGTCCGGCGTTCGACCCGAAGCTGCCCGGCTCGTGGCTGGTCGACCTCTCCCACGTCGACCTGGCCCGCGTAAAGGTCAACGGGCGCACCGTCGACGCAGACCGGCTCCCCTCGCCGTTCACGCCGAAGGGCGACCGCCCGGTCGGCCCGGCCTGGTACGCCACCCCCACCGTCGCGTACGCGGTGGAGCTCGGCTTCGAGGTCGCGCCGATCGAGGCGTACGTGCGGCTCCAGTCCGGCCGTTACCTGGACCCCTGGTACAACCGGCTGCGCGACGCCTACGTGACGGTGATGGCCGACCTCGGAGTCACCACCGCGATGAGCGGCCACGAGTTCCTCGATGCGATGGCCTGCTCCAAGAGCACCGACCCGACGATGGCGCTGCTCGCGAAGGCGATCAAGGCGACCGCGAAGGGCGGCATCGGCAAACTGCGCCAGCGCAACCGCGGGCAGGTGCCGTACTACGAGCCGTGGCCGGCACTCAAGCGGGAGACGTGGCGCCCGGACATCCGGGCCGCCGTGCTCGCGAGCCAGCGGGTCGGCATCCACCGCAAGCTGATGAAGACCGCCGCCACAGCCGACCTGTACCCGGTTGCGATCGGCACCGACGCCATCGTCTACCCCTCCCCAGGCCCGTCCCCGCTGGACGTCCTGCCCTACACGGAAGAGGGCAAACCGGTGCCGGGCACGTTCCGGCTCGGGGTCTCGCCGGGGATGGTCAAGCACCAGGGCACCCAGACCGTGCTGTGGGCGGAAGCCCAGTTCGAGGAAGCCGGCGCGGTGTTCAACATCGCCAACCTCATCAAGAACGACCCGACCGCCGGAGAAGGGGAGTAA